A genome region from Pseudodesulfovibrio alkaliphilus includes the following:
- a CDS encoding acetate--CoA ligase family protein, with protein MQSDASLATLFNPDSVAVIGASDNPGKLGHLVLANLVGAGYRGKLFPVNPAGGEILGIAVSPAIDQLPHPPDLAVVVLPRQQVLDTLAELAEAHVRSVCVITAGFRETGRDGFDLEMEMAELARRRNMTLLGPNSLGLINTACGLNATIAQAMPAKGSIGFFSQSGALCSAILDWADGEQFGFSKFVSLGNKAALSEADVLEALGDDPDTKVIIGYLESVDDGEKFLRKARAVTSSKPVIMIKAGTTPSGARATSSHTGSMAGSVEASAAAFRQAGIIQVNDLEALFDLARAFAEQPLPQGPNLTVITNSGGPGILAADACEGAGLALARPGPQCLQALTEALPPFASIYNPIDIIGDARADRYRATLEAVADDETTHAVLTLLTPTASAEIEATAQAIIDTAAACHKPMFACFMGHERVGPGRDMLLAAGVPCYAYPEPAIRAIAAMLAHHRWLNRPHPVEVCFRRDKGKAEYVIDKARKLGLKELPFADAMTVAAAYELPVPETRLVRTSEQAVRAAKKLGYPVALKIVSPHIQSRADVGGVAIDLHTPRDVRDAWLDITSRCQRKRPDAYIAGCMVQTMGPIRGREVEVRFTQDPQFGPLLSFCLAGPLSEMLGDVSHRLAPLTLQDAQDIVREIRSFPLLRGVRGEEPVNLAAIEDILLSMSQLACDFPSIQEAVLSPVLVNAEGALVSDLRLTIG; from the coding sequence ATGCAATCAGACGCCAGCCTCGCCACCCTGTTCAATCCCGACTCCGTCGCCGTCATCGGCGCCTCGGACAACCCGGGCAAACTCGGCCATCTGGTGCTCGCCAATCTGGTGGGCGCAGGGTACAGGGGGAAATTGTTTCCCGTCAATCCCGCCGGGGGCGAAATCCTCGGAATTGCCGTAAGCCCCGCCATCGATCAGTTGCCACACCCCCCGGACTTGGCCGTGGTGGTCCTGCCGCGCCAACAGGTGCTGGACACCCTGGCCGAACTGGCCGAAGCCCATGTCCGCTCCGTATGTGTCATCACCGCCGGGTTCCGCGAAACCGGCCGGGACGGCTTTGACCTTGAGATGGAAATGGCCGAGCTGGCACGGCGCCGCAACATGACCCTGCTCGGGCCCAATTCGCTCGGGCTCATCAACACCGCCTGCGGCCTCAACGCCACCATCGCCCAGGCCATGCCCGCCAAAGGCTCCATCGGCTTCTTCTCCCAATCCGGGGCACTGTGTTCGGCCATTCTGGACTGGGCGGACGGCGAGCAGTTCGGCTTCTCCAAGTTCGTCAGCCTGGGCAACAAGGCCGCCCTTTCCGAAGCGGACGTGCTCGAAGCCCTGGGCGACGACCCTGACACCAAGGTGATTATCGGCTACCTCGAAAGCGTGGACGATGGGGAAAAATTCCTGCGCAAGGCACGGGCAGTGACCAGCTCCAAGCCGGTGATCATGATCAAGGCGGGCACCACCCCCTCGGGTGCGCGGGCCACATCGAGCCACACGGGCTCCATGGCCGGCTCCGTCGAAGCGTCCGCCGCCGCCTTCCGCCAGGCGGGCATCATCCAGGTGAACGACCTGGAAGCGCTCTTTGACCTGGCCCGTGCCTTTGCCGAGCAGCCGCTGCCGCAAGGCCCCAACCTGACCGTGATCACCAACTCCGGTGGCCCGGGCATCCTGGCCGCCGACGCCTGCGAAGGGGCCGGGCTCGCCCTGGCCCGTCCCGGTCCGCAATGTCTTCAGGCCCTGACCGAGGCGCTGCCCCCCTTTGCCTCCATATACAACCCCATCGACATCATCGGCGACGCCAGGGCCGATCGCTACCGGGCCACCCTGGAAGCGGTTGCCGACGACGAAACCACCCACGCCGTCCTGACGCTGCTCACGCCCACGGCCTCGGCCGAGATAGAGGCCACGGCCCAGGCGATCATCGACACGGCCGCCGCCTGCCACAAGCCCATGTTCGCCTGCTTCATGGGCCATGAGCGCGTCGGCCCGGGACGGGACATGCTGCTGGCCGCAGGAGTGCCCTGCTACGCCTATCCCGAGCCCGCCATCCGCGCCATCGCGGCCATGCTCGCCCACCACCGCTGGCTCAACCGGCCCCATCCGGTGGAGGTGTGCTTCCGCCGCGACAAAGGCAAGGCCGAGTATGTCATCGACAAGGCCCGCAAGCTCGGCCTCAAGGAACTGCCCTTTGCCGACGCCATGACCGTGGCCGCCGCCTACGAGCTGCCCGTGCCGGAAACACGGCTGGTACGCACCAGCGAGCAGGCCGTGCGCGCTGCCAAGAAACTCGGCTATCCCGTGGCGCTCAAGATCGTCTCGCCCCATATCCAGAGCCGGGCCGACGTGGGCGGCGTGGCCATCGACCTGCACACCCCCCGCGACGTGCGCGACGCCTGGCTGGACATCACCAGCCGCTGCCAACGCAAACGGCCCGACGCCTATATCGCGGGCTGCATGGTCCAGACCATGGGTCCCATCAGGGGGCGCGAGGTGGAGGTTCGCTTCACCCAGGACCCGCAGTTCGGCCCGCTGCTCTCCTTCTGTCTGGCCGGGCCTCTCTCGGAAATGCTCGGCGATGTCAGCCACAGGCTGGCCCCGCTCACTCTTCAGGATGCCCAGGACATTGTCCGCGAAATCCGCTCGTTCCCGCTCCTGCGCGGGGTTCGCGGGGAGGAGCCGGTCAATCTGGCGGCCATTGAGGACATTCTCTTGTCCATGTCGCAACTGGCCTGCGACTTTCCCTCCATTCAGGAGGCCGTGCTCAGTCCGGTGCTGGTCAACGCCGAAGGTGCCCTCGTTTCGGACCTGCGCTTGACCATCGGCTGA
- a CDS encoding phosphotransacetylase family protein, which produces MAGLYIGSTTGYSGKNMIIMGLGLKLQKDGFNVGYMKPVGAMPMEIDGKLGDEDAAFVQDVLGISEDPELVSPVVVTQDFKVKAFSGNMEGLLDKIEEGYKTLSASRDVTLVAGSGSMYSGRYCNTDAISVIKQLGIKAVIIDRFQKELKYDYLMVMKEQLGDHLAGVILNDIPPHFVDEVDQLLGPALEAKGIKILGVIPHDPLMGAIKVGDLADRLGGKIISAHNKAERVVETFLIGTMQVENFMTHFRKKKNSAIIVGGDRSDVQLVALEGDCPCLVLTGNLYPNDIILTRSEVLETPIIMVREDTFTVAKKMDDILSRHKLRDAIKIKQGAELVADHLDFQHIKKELGLK; this is translated from the coding sequence ATGGCAGGTCTCTACATCGGTTCGACCACCGGGTATTCGGGCAAGAACATGATCATCATGGGCCTGGGACTCAAGCTCCAGAAAGACGGCTTCAACGTGGGCTACATGAAGCCTGTCGGCGCCATGCCCATGGAAATCGACGGCAAGCTCGGCGACGAGGACGCCGCCTTTGTCCAGGATGTGCTCGGCATCAGCGAGGACCCGGAACTGGTCTCCCCCGTGGTGGTCACCCAGGATTTCAAGGTCAAGGCGTTCTCCGGCAATATGGAGGGGCTCCTCGACAAGATCGAAGAGGGCTACAAGACCCTGTCCGCGTCCAGGGATGTCACCCTGGTGGCCGGATCGGGCTCCATGTATTCCGGCAGGTACTGCAACACGGACGCCATCTCGGTCATCAAGCAGCTGGGCATCAAGGCGGTCATCATCGACCGCTTCCAGAAGGAGCTGAAATACGACTATCTCATGGTCATGAAGGAGCAGCTGGGCGACCATCTGGCGGGGGTGATCCTCAACGACATCCCGCCCCACTTCGTGGACGAGGTGGACCAGTTGCTCGGCCCGGCCCTGGAGGCCAAGGGCATCAAGATTCTCGGGGTCATCCCCCACGACCCGCTCATGGGGGCCATCAAGGTGGGCGACCTGGCCGACCGGCTGGGCGGCAAGATCATCTCGGCCCACAACAAGGCCGAGCGCGTGGTCGAGACCTTCCTCATCGGCACCATGCAGGTGGAGAACTTCATGACCCACTTCCGCAAGAAGAAGAACTCCGCCATCATCGTGGGCGGCGACCGCTCGGATGTCCAGCTGGTGGCCCTGGAAGGCGACTGCCCCTGTCTGGTGCTCACCGGCAACCTCTACCCCAACGACATCATCCTGACCCGATCCGAGGTGCTGGAAACCCCCATCATCATGGTCCGCGAGGACACCTTCACCGTGGCCAAGAAAATGGACGACATCCTCTCCCGCCACAAGCTGCGCGACGCCATCAAGATCAAGCAGGGCGCCGAGCTGGTGGCCGACCACCTCGACTTCCAGCACATCAAGAAGGAGCTGGGGCTGAAATAG
- a CDS encoding DUF4911 domain-containing protein — protein sequence MKNTSRRKPRKRACPPPPLHSARTYVRVEPSKIGLFRFLLEAHDNLGVFTVTNRFTGILQLRYSPHMRREMRSFLDAAATEMALEVVLDPGGATARTGRKG from the coding sequence ATGAAGAACACCTCAAGACGAAAGCCCCGCAAACGGGCCTGTCCGCCGCCGCCGCTGCACTCGGCGCGGACCTATGTGCGGGTGGAGCCATCGAAGATCGGGCTGTTCCGCTTTCTGCTCGAAGCCCACGACAACCTCGGCGTGTTCACCGTGACCAACCGCTTCACCGGCATCCTGCAACTGCGCTACAGCCCCCACATGCGCCGGGAGATGCGCTCCTTTCTCGACGCTGCAGCCACGGAGATGGCCCTTGAGGTCGTCCTGGACCCGGGCGGGGCCACTGCCCGGACCGGCCGAAAGGGCTGA
- a CDS encoding flagellar biosynthesis anti-sigma factor FlgM yields the protein MKRQESGGCAVEIETERVLREFDAARGERPERCRLSHSEEAQRAEKIARLKSLVRSGDYRPDIKDIARLLTSAMDPTP from the coding sequence ATGAAGAGGCAGGAATCAGGCGGCTGCGCTGTTGAAATCGAAACCGAGCGTGTCCTCAGGGAGTTCGACGCAGCCAGGGGGGAGCGCCCGGAGCGCTGTCGCCTCAGCCACAGCGAGGAGGCGCAGCGGGCCGAAAAGATCGCCCGGCTCAAGTCCCTGGTGCGCTCCGGCGACTATCGCCCGGACATTAAGGACATCGCCAGGCTGCTCACCTCTGCCATGGACCCCACCCCGTAA